The DNA window CCATCCTCAACCGCGACCTCATCGACGACCTCGTGCAGGTCAGCGATGACGAGGCCTGCGAGACTTCCCGCCGCCTCGCCCGCGAGGAAGGCATCCTCTGCGGCGTGTCGAGCGGCACCAACGCCTGCGCCGCCATCAAGGTGGCGCAGAAGCTCGGTCCCGGCAAGAGCGTGGTGACGGTACTGCCGGATACGGGGGAACGGTACTTGAGTACCGGCCTGTTTGACTGTAATAAGACAACAAAAAAATAGCGGGCGATGGCCTTCGCTTTTCGTAAATATTGCCAAATAATGCAACACATTTTACCAATCGGTGTATATTATTTATATAAAATAGCAAAAATATATCGCAAAAGGCGATTGTCAAGCCAATGGCTATTTGGTAAAATAAAGTGGTATAAAACGGGTAGGGGGTTTTAAGCACGTGTACACTGCGCTCATGATTCTCGATGCCATCCTCTCGATTGCGATAATCGCCGTCGTGGTGCTGCAGTCCGGCAAGAGCGCCGGGATGTCCGGAGCGATCGCCGGCGGGGCCGAAACGATTTTCGGCGGCAAGAAAAAAGGCCTGGACGAGCTCCTCTCCAAGGCTACCATGGTGCTCGGCCTTCTTTTCGGCTTTGTTACTCTGGCTCTGGCCAGGATGACGCTGTAGCTCTGTGCCGGGGCTACTGTCCCGGGGAAAATTGTTCTTCGGTGATTCCGGGAAATGTAATCCATTTCCCGTAATTTATTGTCTTAAGGAGGAATGAAAGTTTGGATACCTATCTTATTTTATCCGCGCTGGCGGGCGTAGTGGCGCTGCTGTTCGCCTTCTTTCTGGCCAGCAGCATCAGCAAGGCCAACGCCGGCAACGAGAGGATGCGCGAAATTGCCGGCTACATTCACGAGGGAGCTATGGCCTTCCTGTATCGTGAATACCGTTATCTGGTTATTTTTGCCATTGCCGTCTTCATAATTTTATCGATTTTCATCAACTGGCAGACCGCCGTCTGCTACATCGCCGGCGCACTGTGCTCGGTGCTGGCCGGCTATATCGGCATGCAGGTGGCCACCAAGGCCAACGTCCGCACGACCGAAGCCGCCCGTAACGGCATGGGACAGGCCATCAAGATCGCTTTCTCCGGCGGCGCCGTCATGGGCATGTCGGTGGCCGGCCTGGGCGTACTTGGTCTCGGAGCGATGTTCCTGCTGTTCGCCAAGGATGTCAACTATATCGCCGGCTTCGGCCTGGGGGCCAGCTCCATCGCCTTGTTCGCCCGTGTCGGCGGCGGTATTTACACTAAAGCGGCCGACGTCGGCGCCGACCTCGTCGGCAAGGTCGAGGCCGGCATCCCCGAGGACGATCCGCGCAACCCGGCGGTCATCGCCGACAATGTCGGCGACAACGTCGGCGACGTGGCCGGCATGGGCGCCGATCTGTTCGAATCTTACGTCGGCTCGCTGATCTCCGCTTTCACCCTCGGCGTTCTGATCTTCAAGGGCGGCGAAGGCGTGCTCTTCCCCATCGCCCTCTGCGCCCTGGGCATTATCGCCTCGATCATCGGTATACTCGTCGGCCGCGGCAGCAACGCCGACAATCCCCAGGCGGCCCTCAACATGGGCACCTATGTCGCCGGCGGCATCACCGTGGTGGCCGCAGGCGTACTCAGCATGTGGCTGTTCGGCGACCTCAAAGCCTTCCTCGCGCTCACCGCCGGCCTTATCGCCGGCCTGGCGATCGGCAAGGTAACGGAAATATACACCTCCGGCGATTACGGCTCTGTCAAGAAGATCGCCGAGCAATCGCAGACCGGCCCGGCGACCACCATCATCTCCGGCATGGCGGTCGGCATGTACTCCACCATGTGGCCGATGCTGTTCATCACCGCCGGCATGCTGGTATCCTACTTCGTCATGGGCGGCGGCCTGAAAGGCCTCTACGGCATCGCGCTGGCGGCGGTAGGCATGCTGTCGACCACCGGCATCACCGTGGCTGTTGACGCCTACGGCCCCATCTCCGACAACGCCGGCGGCATCGCCGAGATGTCGGAACTGCCCCACTCGGTCCGCGAAGTAACCGACAAGCTCGACGCGGTCGGCAACACCACCGCGGCGATCGCCAAAGGCTTCGCCATCGGCTCGGCGGCCCTCACCGCCCTGGCCCTGTTCGCTTCCTACGCCCAGTCCGTCAAGCTCGACGCCATCGACCTCCTCGATCCGCTCACCCTCGCCGGCCTGTTCCTCGGCGCGATGGTGCCCTTCCTGTTCGGCGCTCTGACGATGGAAGCAGTCGGCAAGGCGGCTAACGAGATGATCGAGGAAGTGCGCCGCCAGTTCCGCGAGATCCCCGGCCTGATGGAGGGCAAAGCCAAGGCCGAGTACGCCACCTGCGTCGATATCGCCACCGGCGCCGCCCTGCACAAGATGGTCGTGCCCGGCACGCTGGCCGTAGTTCTGCCTCTCGCCGTGGGCCTCATCCTCGGCACCGAGAGCCTGGCCGGTTTCGTGGCCGGCGCGCTGGTGACCGGCGTCCTCATGGCCGTCTTCATGGCCAACGCCGGCGGCGCCTGGGACAACGCCAAGAAGTACATCGAAGGCGGCGAATACGGCGGCAAGGGCAGCAACACCCACAAGGCCGCAGTCGTCGGCGACACGGTCGGCGACCCCTTCAAGGACACCTCCGGCCCGGCGATGAACATCCTCATCAAGCTGATGACCATCGTCTCCCTGGTGTTCGCGCCCGTGTTCGTCAAATACGGCGGACTGGTCAGCCACCTTCTCAAATAACGACTTGCGACAATGGGGCCGCAGCCGGAATTATCGGCTGCGGCCATGTTTTTTCACAGATGGGTATTGCCATCATAATTATGGAATAAATGGAAGGAATAAACATAAAAGCGGCGAATAGGGGAAGAATAATTAGCTTAACCGAAAAAACGTGAAGAGGGTGGTCGCGGCAACGGATGCTGGTGCCCTTGGTGACTCGAATTCAGAAAGGAGTATTCCCATGCAAGGTATCGAGAAGTTCATTGCCGACATGGCCGATTTTGTCTGGGGCCTGCCGCTTATAATCCTGCTGTTCGGAACGCACTTGTTTTTGACTTTTAGACTGGGCTTTATTCAGAGATATATGGGCAAGGCGATCAAGCTCTCGCTGACCCGCTCCACCGAAGGACGGGGGGATGTCAGCCAGTTCGGCGCGCTGACGACCGCGCTGGCCGCGACCATCGGCACAGGCAACATCGTTGGCGTGGCCACCGCCGTGGCCGCCGGCGGTCCGGGGGCGATACTGTGGATGTGGCTGACCGGCGTGTTCGGCATCGCCACCAAATACGCGGAGGCGTTGCTGTCCGTGAAGTACCGCATCCAGACCGCGGACGGCCAGATGGCCGGCGGACCGATGTACGTCCTGGAGCGCGGCCTCAATATGAAGTGGCTGGCCGTCGTGTTCGCCGGCCTGACCGCCATCGCCGCCTTCGGCATCGGCAACACCGTGCAGGCCAACTCCATCGCTTCGATGCTCAAGGAGACCTATAATGTTTCGCCGTATGTTTCCGGTATCGTCCTGACAATGCTGACCGCCCTGGTCATCCTCGGCGGCATCAAGTCGATCGCCCGCGTGTGCGAGGCGCTGGTGCCCTTCATGGCGATCTTCTATGTGGCCGGCTGCGCGATTATTCTACTGTCCGGCTTCTCCACCATCCTCGATTCGATCTATCTCATCGTCAGCAGCGCCTTCAGCGGTAAGGCGGCGATGGGCGGCTTCCTGGGGGCAGGCCTGAAGGAAGCGATGCGGTTCGGCATCGCCCGCGGCCTGTTCTCGAACGAATCCGGCCTCGGCAGCGCCCCGATCGTGGCGGCGGCGGCTCAGACGAAGAACCCCGTCCGCCAGGCGCTCGTTTCCAGCACCGGCACCTTCTGGGACACGGTGGTGGTGTGCGCCATGACCGGCCTGGTGCTCGTCAACACCGGCGTGTGGCAGAGCGGCCTGAAAGGCGCCGCCCTGACGAAATCCGCCTTTTCCACCATCCCTGTCGTCGGCCCGCTGGTGCTGGCGGTCGGCCTGCTGACCTTCGTCTTTTCCACCATCCTCGGCTGGTCCTATTACGGCGAGAAGGCGGCCGAGTACCTGTTCGGCAAAAAGGTGATCAAGCCGTACCGCTACCTGTGGGTCATCGCCGTTTTCATCGGCGCGGTGGCCTCCCTGCCGGCGGTGTGGAACTTCGCCGACGCCGCCAACGGCCTGATGGCCGTCCCCAACCTCGTTTCCCTGCTGCTACTGAGCGGTGTGCTTGTTGCCGAGACTCGCGAATACCTCTGGAACGGCAACCTCGACCACGAGCCGGCGGATTTCGCCGCCGCCCCCGGCGAGAAGAGGAAAGGCAAAGGCTGATTCCAGGATTGTCAAAAAGGCACCGGCTATGGCCGGTGCCTTTTGATGTTTTGCGGCTGGGGCTTTACGGCGGGGAAGCGTAGGCTGAGCGCCGGGCAATATCGCCGCTACATCGAATGGAGGCCGATGCAGTTGCCTTCGCTGTCTTCGAAAAGGCCGAAGAAGCCGTACTGGCCGATGTCGGTTTTGGGGACAAGCGTTTTGCCTTTGCTGGCGGCGACTTTGTCAAGCGTGGCGGCGATGTCGGCTACGGCGAAGTAGATGATCGCGCCGGTATAGGACGGCACGTAATGCTCCGCCTTCACCAGCGCGCCGCCGGCGCCGATCGCGTTCATCGCCATCGGGAACATGGCCATCTGCCGTTCGCCCATGTCGACAATTTCGAGCTTATGGCCGAAAACCGCCTCGTAGAAGGCTTTGCCACGCGGCATATCCGTAACGGGGATTTCGAACCAGATCACCGGGTTGATATTGTCAGCCATCCTTGTCACGCTCCTGTCTGATTACTAAGTTTATTATAACCCGGTCAGGGCTTGGACAGCCACATTATTCCAGAGCAGGGGGCCGATCGTCGCTTTGCCTGGGCATGCCGGAAAATGGTATAATTGATGTTACCAAGGAAATGGAGGAATGCCTGGTGGCGATCATGCGCGGGGCCGAGCCGTTTCTGCTGCCCGGCGGCGACCGGGGCGTGCTGCTCATCCATGGGTTCACCGGCGCGCCGGCCGAGATGCGCCTGCTGGGCGAGCGCCTGCACGGCGAGGGCTACACCGTCCTGGGGCCGCGCCTGGCGGGGCACGGGAGCAGCCCGGCGGAGATGGCGGGCACCAGGTGGCCCCATTGGTACGGCGATGCGGAGGACGGCTACCACCTGCTGAAGGGAATGTGCCGGGAGGTGTCGGTGGTGGGTCTGTCGATGGGCGGGCTGCTGGCTCTGAAGCTGGCTGCCGAGCACCCGGTGGCCAGGGTGACCGCTATAAACGCGCCCATATTCCTCCTTGACAGGCGTCTGCCGCTGCTGCCCTTCTTCCGCCTGTTCCGCAAGTACCAGCGCCAGGAGAAGCGCCGGCTGACGGTCAACGAGCCGTATAACGTTTCCTATGATTATATGCCGCTGCGCTGCCTGGTCAGCCTGCTGGAGCTTATCAGGCATGTGGACGGCCTGCTGCCGCTCGTCACCCGGCCGGCCCTGCTGGTCCAGTCGCGACACGACCGGACGGTGCGGCCGGAGAGCGTTCAGCATATCCACCGCCGCCTCGGCGGCCGGAGCAAGAGGATAATCTGGCTGGAGCGTTCGGGCCACGTCGCCACGATCGACGTGGAGCACGAGCGGGTCTTCCGCTATATCGACAGCTTTTTGACGCCAAGATCAATAGACGACTGAAGGGAGACGAAAATATGGGAGACGAACGCAACACGTGGTGTTTTGCCTGCGGGCCGGATAATCCGATCGGCCTGAAGCTCGATTTCGCCGAAGAGGGGGACAAGTATGTGGCCCGCTTTACCGCCGGTCCGGAGCATCAGGGCTACGACGGCATCGTTCACGGCGGCATCGTGAGCACGCTGCTGGACGAGATCATGGCCCGTTACCCGTACGCCAAGGGCGACGACACGGTAACCGCCCGCCTGGAGATAAGGTACCGCCAGCCGACCCCGGTGGGGCAGGAGCTGACCGTGTCCGGATGGATCGTGGGCAAGCGGGGCAGGATATACGAGATGGCCGGCACGGTGGCGCTGGCGGACGGCACCGTCACCGCCGAGGGCAAGGCCACAGTGATGGCTGTAAGGAAGTGAATCGATGACCCTTAGAGATAGAGTCCTCGCCTTTATGCGCGAGGAGGCCTACAAGCCGCTGGCGCCGGACGACCTGGCCGCCGGGCTGGACCTGAAGGCGCAAGAGCTGGCCGATTTTTGGCCGCTGCTGGCGGCTTTGGAGGAAAACGCCGAGGTTATCAAGACCAGGTTCGGCAAGTTCGGCGTGCCCGAGCGCATGAACCTGGTGGTGGGGATGCTGGCGGCGAGCGAGAAAGGCTTCGGGTTCGTAATCCCCGATAACCCCGACGAGGCCGATGTGTACATACCCCACGACGCGCTGGCCGGCGCGATGCACCGCGACCGGGTGGTCGCGCGGGTGCACGGCCAGCGGCCGGGCGGCAAGGCCCGCGAGGGGGAGATAATCAGGATCGTCAAGCGTGCCAACACCAAGGTTGTCGGCACGTTCGAGGCGAGCCGCCACTACGCGTTCGTAACCCCTGACGATGCCCGCCTGCGCCAGGATGTTTTCGTGCCGCGGGACGAATGGGGCGGGGCGGAGAACGGCGCGAAGGTGGTCGTGGAGATTACCAAGTGGCCGGAGGGCAAGCGCAGCGCCGAGGGCCGGGTGACGGAGGTGCTGGGCCTCAAGGGCGACCCTGGCATCGAGATACTGGCCATCATCAGGAACCACAACCTTGCGACCGCTTTTCCGCCCGAGGTGGAGGCCGCCGCCGCCCGCTGCCGCGAGACGGTGGGGCCGGACGAACTGAAGGGGCGGCGCGACCTGCGCGACTTGCCGGTCGTGACCATCGACTCCGAGGATGCCAAGGACCTCGACGACGCCGTGTACGTGGAGCGGCGCGCCAATGGCCGTTGGCTGCTTGGCGTGCATATCGCCGACGTCAGCCATTATGTAAAGGAGAATAGCCCTCTCGATGAGGAGGCCAGGGAGCGGGGCACAAGCGTCTATTTGGTGGACCGCGTGCTGCCGATGCTGCCTCACCGCCTTTCGAACGGCATCTGCAGCCTGAACGCCGGCGTCGACCGGCTGGCGATGTCGGCGCATATGGAGATCGACGCCCGCGGCCGGGTGGTTAGCTATGAGCTTTTCCCGAGCGTTATCCGCGTCCACACCCGGCTTTCATACAACATCGTCCGCCGCATCCTCGCCGAGGACGACGAGCACCTGAAGGACGAATACCGTCCGCTTGTCGGCATGCTGGCCGAGATGGAGCGCCTGTGCAACATCCTTCGCCAGCGGCGGCTGAACCGCGGGGCGATCGACTTCGATTTTCCCGAGCTTAAGGTGAAGCTGGACGATAAGGGGCGGCCGGTGGCGATAGAGAAGCGGGTGCGCAGCATCGCCGAATCGATTGTCGAGGAGTTCATGCTGGCGGCCAACGAGACGGTGGCCGAGCATATGGACAAGCTGGGCGTGCCTTTCGTCTTCCGCGTCCACGAGGAGCCCGACCCGGAAAAAATGACCAAGCTCAACAACCTGCTCCACAACTTCGGCCAGGCGCTTTCCAAGCCCGACAACATCCGCCCCAAGGCTTTGCAGAAAGTGCTGGGCCGGGTGGCCGGCCGGCCGGAGGAGCGACTGATAAGCACGGTGATGCTCAGATCGCTCAAGCAGGCGCGCTACGAGGCGGAGAATCTCGGCCATTTCGGCCTGGCCGCCACGTACTACACTCACTTCACCTCGCCGATCAGGCGCTATCCCGACCTCATCGTCCACCGCATCCTGCGCGAGACGTTTTCATCCGGCAGCATTTCCGCCCGTCGCCGCCAGAAGCTGGCCGCCATCCTGCCGGAAATATCCCTTCACGCCTCGCAGCGCGAACGGGCGGCAGCCGAGGCGGAACGGGAGACGGTCGACCTCAAAAAGGTCGAGTATATGGCCCAGTTTCTCGGCGACGAGTTCGCCGGGGCAATCAGCGGCGTTACGGCTTTCGGGCTGTTCGTCGAGCTGGAGAACGGCATCGAGGGCCTTGTCCATGTGTCGAGCATGGATGACGACTATTACCGCTACGACGAGGACCGCTATTCGCTTATCGGCCAGCGGACCGGCAAGGTGTACCGGCTGGGCGACGCGACGACGGTGACGCTGGTTAAGGTTAACCCGGCGGAGCGGACGATCGATTTCACGCTGGCCGGCGACGCGGCCCTCCGGCCCGCGGGCCGCAAGGGCAGAGGCGGCGGCCGGGGCCGCAAGACGGGCGAACGCGCGACGAGCCAAGGCGCCAGGAGCGGCGGGTCGGGGAAGAAAACCGGGAGCGGCGGCCAGGGGCGCAAGGCCAAGGACGGCGGAATGAAGCCCGCCGGGACCGGGGCAGCCGGCAAGGCGGCCGGGGAGGCTGCGGGGAAGCAGCCGGCCGGCACGCAGCGCAAGCGGCCGCAGGGTTCTGGCAAAAGACGGACAAAATCCGGCAAAAATCAGACATAAACTCTGACATTAGCTCTGTCATCGGTCTGATATACGGGCAGGCTTGACGATATTTCCCGGAAATAGGCGAGAAACCGACAGGGAGAGAAAAGGATGAACCGCAGGGATTTCCTGAGGATGACGGCTCTGGCGGGACTGGGAGCGGCTCTGCTGCCCGGCTGCGCGCCGACGCCGGCCAAGCCGGCGCCCCGCGCCGACGCGGGAGTGGGCCGGACGCCGGCGGCAGCCGCGCCGCCGGGGGGAAGCGGTCTGGTGGTGGCCGAGGGCACCGACCCTGCCGATATGCTGGCACGTGGCCTGGCGGCGCTGGGCGGCATCGGGACGTTTGTGAAGCCGGGGGCGACGGTGGTGCTGAAGCCGAATTTCAGTGTGCCGCGCACGCCGGAGGAGGCGGCGACGACCAATGTCGCGCTGGTGGGGGCGCTGGTGCGCTCGTGTCTGGCCGCCGGAGCCAAGACGGTGAAGGTCATCGATTATCCGTTCACCAATCCGGTCATCTGTCTGGAGAAGACGGGAATGAAGGCGGCGGTGGCGGCGGCGGGCGGCCGGGTTTATACGCTGAACGGCGGCCGCGACAAGTATTTCAAGCCGGTGCAGGTCGGCGGCCAGACGCTGGCGGCGGCCGAGTACAGCAAGGATGTGCTGGAGGCGGACGTTTTTATCAATATGCCGATTCTCAAGCACCACAACGGCACGCGGCTGACGCTGGGGATGAAGAATCTGATGGGGCTGGTGTGGGACCGCGGCTATTTCCACCGCACCGATCTGCACCGCTGCATCGCCGAGACGGCGGCGTTCAAAAAGCCGCACCTGACCATTATGGACGCGCTGCGCGGCATCACGGACAACGGGCCGATGGGTCCGGGGCCGATCCGCGAGTATAACAAGCTGGTGTTCGGCACCGATCCGGTGGCGGTGGACGCCTACGGGGCGACGCTGTTCGGGATGAAGCCGGCCGAGGTGGATTATATCCGCATCGCGACCGAGCTTGGCGTCGGGCAGATGGACCTGGGCAAGGTGACGGTGCGCAAGGCTTAGGAGGGCGCGCCGCGAAGGAAGTGTTTCGGGGGAGGAAATGACTGTGAGTGCAATAGACAGGTTGCTGGACGGCATCGCCGTTCCTGCTGTCGTGCGGGTGCGGCAGACTTTCGAGCGCCCGCGGCTGGAGGACCCGGTGGCCGAGCTGGCGGCCCAGTTGAAGGCCAAGGGGACGCTGACAGGCGTGAAGCGCGGCCATCGGATCGCGATAACCGCCGGCAGCCGGGGGATAACGGCGCTGCCGGAGATGCTGCGGACGTTGGCGGCGGCGGTGAGGGAGGCGGGAGCGGAGCCTTTCCTGGTGCCGGCGATGGGCAGCCACGGCGGCGCGACGGCCGAAGGGCAGCGGAATATGCTGATCGGGATGGGCATCACCGAGGATGCGGTGGGGGCCCCGATCAGGGCGACGATGGAGACGGTGGAGATCGGGCGCACGGCGGCCGGCAACCCCGTTTATCTCGATAAGTACGCCCATGAGGCGGACGGGATACTGGTTATCAACCGCCTCAAGCCGCATGTGTCGTTCCGCGGCCCGTACGAGAGCGGTCTGGCGAAGATGATCGTGATCGGGCTGGGCAAGCAGAAGGGGGCGGATACCTGCCACGAACTGGGCGCCGGGATGATGGCGGAGAATATCCCGGCGATGGCGGCGGTGACGCTCGCCAAGGCCAATATCATCGCCGGGGTGGCGATCATCGAGAACGCATATCATGAGACGAGCCGGCTGGCGGTGCTGGCCGGGAGCGAGATAATGGCCGGGGAGCCGGCGCTGTTGGAGGAGGCGCGGCGGCTTTGCCCACGTCTTTACTT is part of the Selenomonadales bacterium 4137-cl genome and encodes:
- a CDS encoding alpha/beta fold hydrolase, translating into MAIMRGAEPFLLPGGDRGVLLIHGFTGAPAEMRLLGERLHGEGYTVLGPRLAGHGSSPAEMAGTRWPHWYGDAEDGYHLLKGMCREVSVVGLSMGGLLALKLAAEHPVARVTAINAPIFLLDRRLPLLPFFRLFRKYQRQEKRRLTVNEPYNVSYDYMPLRCLVSLLELIRHVDGLLPLVTRPALLVQSRHDRTVRPESVQHIHRRLGGRSKRIIWLERSGHVATIDVEHERVFRYIDSFLTPRSIDD
- the secG gene encoding preprotein translocase subunit SecG, with protein sequence MYTALMILDAILSIAIIAVVVLQSGKSAGMSGAIAGGAETIFGGKKKGLDELLSKATMVLGLLFGFVTLALARMTL
- a CDS encoding sodium-translocating pyrophosphatase; amino-acid sequence: MDTYLILSALAGVVALLFAFFLASSISKANAGNERMREIAGYIHEGAMAFLYREYRYLVIFAIAVFIILSIFINWQTAVCYIAGALCSVLAGYIGMQVATKANVRTTEAARNGMGQAIKIAFSGGAVMGMSVAGLGVLGLGAMFLLFAKDVNYIAGFGLGASSIALFARVGGGIYTKAADVGADLVGKVEAGIPEDDPRNPAVIADNVGDNVGDVAGMGADLFESYVGSLISAFTLGVLIFKGGEGVLFPIALCALGIIASIIGILVGRGSNADNPQAALNMGTYVAGGITVVAAGVLSMWLFGDLKAFLALTAGLIAGLAIGKVTEIYTSGDYGSVKKIAEQSQTGPATTIISGMAVGMYSTMWPMLFITAGMLVSYFVMGGGLKGLYGIALAAVGMLSTTGITVAVDAYGPISDNAGGIAEMSELPHSVREVTDKLDAVGNTTAAIAKGFAIGSAALTALALFASYAQSVKLDAIDLLDPLTLAGLFLGAMVPFLFGALTMEAVGKAANEMIEEVRRQFREIPGLMEGKAKAEYATCVDIATGAALHKMVVPGTLAVVLPLAVGLILGTESLAGFVAGALVTGVLMAVFMANAGGAWDNAKKYIEGGEYGGKGSNTHKAAVVGDTVGDPFKDTSGPAMNILIKLMTIVSLVFAPVFVKYGGLVSHLLK
- a CDS encoding VOC family protein, translating into MADNINPVIWFEIPVTDMPRGKAFYEAVFGHKLEIVDMGERQMAMFPMAMNAIGAGGALVKAEHYVPSYTGAIIYFAVADIAATLDKVAASKGKTLVPKTDIGQYGFFGLFEDSEGNCIGLHSM
- the rnr gene encoding ribonuclease R, giving the protein MTLRDRVLAFMREEAYKPLAPDDLAAGLDLKAQELADFWPLLAALEENAEVIKTRFGKFGVPERMNLVVGMLAASEKGFGFVIPDNPDEADVYIPHDALAGAMHRDRVVARVHGQRPGGKAREGEIIRIVKRANTKVVGTFEASRHYAFVTPDDARLRQDVFVPRDEWGGAENGAKVVVEITKWPEGKRSAEGRVTEVLGLKGDPGIEILAIIRNHNLATAFPPEVEAAAARCRETVGPDELKGRRDLRDLPVVTIDSEDAKDLDDAVYVERRANGRWLLGVHIADVSHYVKENSPLDEEARERGTSVYLVDRVLPMLPHRLSNGICSLNAGVDRLAMSAHMEIDARGRVVSYELFPSVIRVHTRLSYNIVRRILAEDDEHLKDEYRPLVGMLAEMERLCNILRQRRLNRGAIDFDFPELKVKLDDKGRPVAIEKRVRSIAESIVEEFMLAANETVAEHMDKLGVPFVFRVHEEPDPEKMTKLNNLLHNFGQALSKPDNIRPKALQKVLGRVAGRPEERLISTVMLRSLKQARYEAENLGHFGLAATYYTHFTSPIRRYPDLIVHRILRETFSSGSISARRRQKLAAILPEISLHASQRERAAAEAERETVDLKKVEYMAQFLGDEFAGAISGVTAFGLFVELENGIEGLVHVSSMDDDYYRYDEDRYSLIGQRTGKVYRLGDATTVTLVKVNPAERTIDFTLAGDAALRPAGRKGRGGGRGRKTGERATSQGARSGGSGKKTGSGGQGRKAKDGGMKPAGTGAAGKAAGEAAGKQPAGTQRKRPQGSGKRRTKSGKNQT
- a CDS encoding lactate racemase domain-containing protein, with amino-acid sequence MSAIDRLLDGIAVPAVVRVRQTFERPRLEDPVAELAAQLKAKGTLTGVKRGHRIAITAGSRGITALPEMLRTLAAAVREAGAEPFLVPAMGSHGGATAEGQRNMLIGMGITEDAVGAPIRATMETVEIGRTAAGNPVYLDKYAHEADGILVINRLKPHVSFRGPYESGLAKMIVIGLGKQKGADTCHELGAGMMAENIPAMAAVTLAKANIIAGVAIIENAYHETSRLAVLAGSEIMAGEPALLEEARRLCPRLYFDSLDVLVIDEIGKDISGTGFDTNIVGRYHTPNISGGPRIARMAVLDLTERTHGNANGLGLADFTTRRVFDKFDFANTYPNSLTTTATASVKIPMVLGSDRQAIQAAIKTCNIADKGTVRLVRIKNTVALDEIEVSESLLGEVAASRYMTAAGGPYALPFDVAGNLR
- a CDS encoding DUF362 domain-containing protein, with amino-acid sequence MNRRDFLRMTALAGLGAALLPGCAPTPAKPAPRADAGVGRTPAAAAPPGGSGLVVAEGTDPADMLARGLAALGGIGTFVKPGATVVLKPNFSVPRTPEEAATTNVALVGALVRSCLAAGAKTVKVIDYPFTNPVICLEKTGMKAAVAAAGGRVYTLNGGRDKYFKPVQVGGQTLAAAEYSKDVLEADVFINMPILKHHNGTRLTLGMKNLMGLVWDRGYFHRTDLHRCIAETAAFKKPHLTIMDALRGITDNGPMGPGPIREYNKLVFGTDPVAVDAYGATLFGMKPAEVDYIRIATELGVGQMDLGKVTVRKA
- a CDS encoding sodium:alanine symporter family protein; this encodes MQGIEKFIADMADFVWGLPLIILLFGTHLFLTFRLGFIQRYMGKAIKLSLTRSTEGRGDVSQFGALTTALAATIGTGNIVGVATAVAAGGPGAILWMWLTGVFGIATKYAEALLSVKYRIQTADGQMAGGPMYVLERGLNMKWLAVVFAGLTAIAAFGIGNTVQANSIASMLKETYNVSPYVSGIVLTMLTALVILGGIKSIARVCEALVPFMAIFYVAGCAIILLSGFSTILDSIYLIVSSAFSGKAAMGGFLGAGLKEAMRFGIARGLFSNESGLGSAPIVAAAAQTKNPVRQALVSSTGTFWDTVVVCAMTGLVLVNTGVWQSGLKGAALTKSAFSTIPVVGPLVLAVGLLTFVFSTILGWSYYGEKAAEYLFGKKVIKPYRYLWVIAVFIGAVASLPAVWNFADAANGLMAVPNLVSLLLLSGVLVAETREYLWNGNLDHEPADFAAAPGEKRKGKG
- a CDS encoding PaaI family thioesterase, translated to MGDERNTWCFACGPDNPIGLKLDFAEEGDKYVARFTAGPEHQGYDGIVHGGIVSTLLDEIMARYPYAKGDDTVTARLEIRYRQPTPVGQELTVSGWIVGKRGRIYEMAGTVALADGTVTAEGKATVMAVRK